gttgagcgttttggtagagggtaaaatcctcggttcgcgtcaccgacatgctaatgatactaacctgcatgaaaaagtcagtctcactgtgttttttaaccgtagacttggccgcggactactaacctgcatgaaaaagtcagtctcgctgtgttaaaactgtcccggcggagtatgaaaacagactgcgaaaatcagtgacctttacggcttcctctcgcgatttaaaagtgaagccaatgtcgtacaattctgtaagatgcatcaaattaaagctcttaatattggttacatttttaaatattaaaaaaatttcgaaataattttgattattgtttacattttacatagcgtttacaatgacaagaaaaaagtagtaagcgaggattttttttattttttgctcagacaaaatttgtcagtgagaaagttgtgtgaaaatagatgaatattttttttgtaatttttcatttttttattggaagtttagtttagcctgtagtagcgtatgaagtgatgagtgaacgtttctgccggaactgtagttggcgcattggctcactgataccgtattaactcaataaattagtttattgtgcaataaaaatacctttacgaaagaaccaagttaatttaactaatttattagttttaaaaatattgtgggtttaattgttattgcaattatatactttatccgtaagtaaagttaaattgaccacgtgggaagttcaaaagtgagtatgaaacatattaatatttttatacagataaatgaataatgaaaacaacgaatatatttttaaacatttttaatatttgtacgaatatttgtatttaaaatttagcattattcattttaattatgtttttaatatttaatctcttcatcatgaaatgagtattattacggtataagatttatcttactagcgtggtaaaatagatttctagttatttgataatattttttcgtggattttaaaattggaaaattaaaaacgcgtcacatttacaattacagatgtactgctactataacgtattgttaattactctcaacttaatagttccgttttcacttctatcggcagtcccacgactgctactgtttatttttttatatttcttcattGCCACATTCAATCAAAATTTCTTCATCAAGGATACCATCACTCACTTTCTTTTTACTTTGATTAAGTATGTTCTCCATAAGGTTACTGAAACTCTCagaaaagaacaattttattttactgcgACGTCATTTCAGATGGCAACTAATCAAAACAATCAACAGATGAAACGGTAAACAACAATCGACTTTGAGAGAGCCGACCAGCTTCAAAATCGAACATGTTATGATCATTGATATAATAGTATAGACAAATGTAAAAGTAATCAATATCAGGAATACTTTTCGactagaaaattattaatttagccTGTCATAGGTAATTGCGCCGATGTCAACTGATGACTGGCTATATATGTCATCTGTAGTCAATAGGTTAGGCCCTAATATCGTTGGAATTTTGTGTACCACTGATTTACCTAAACTAGATTCATAAGCTATCAATTATTAGCACAGTCTTTGGGTGATCTGTATTTTTTCAACCAGATGAAGTTGTTTTCGCACAATTACTCCAGCAGATGTGGCTGCTTAACAGTAATGGTCATTTTGCCACATCATTGTTGCCATGTAAAAATCTTCTTTTACAAAGAATCACATCTGTTTAccttaaaacaacatttaaatataataatgcttACACATATTTTGCAACTTAATGGTGAGATTACTTAAGGCTTAATACATTTCAGTACGTTATTGTTTAATGCAGATTTTCATGAAAAAAGTATGatcacaataataaaagtaacacaTATTTTCACCTCAAAATCAAATAACCCTGATGCAACAACAACTACAACTCCCTGAAAAAACTCGAACATACTAATAGGGTTAGTTGAAGATTTGTATGAGTTCAGAATGAAAAACTAGATATGGGTCTTTATCGAACTTGAAAGACGTTATTTCATCTAACAATACGTTGAGAAAAATGGAGTATCAGTGCTGGGTAAAAGCTATTTCATAACCATCTCCATCCTGTATAGGTCTTTATTATGGATTAAGTTAcctaataaaatgtattgagCATATTTAATATGTTCACACaatgaaacagattttattaaaactactatCAGACATGTTGATCAGACTCAGCCAGTCGATAATGGCATATTTTGTCAGCAATTTGcaatggtttttataaatttaatgtatgaatcatattttatattcctctTGATTTATATTATCTTgcatatttttacagaaataagaTCTCAGGCCAAACAATTGATTGAAGACATCATCAAGGACGCTCAGAAAAAAGTTATCCAGGCTGTAGCAGAAGATTTTCTCACAGACTTACTAAAAGATGCACAGACCAAAGTGGACTATGTCACTGGGGATTGGTATTCGACATAGTGTCATTCATTTATTTGTGATAagtttatacaaacattttttaaatcaataaatgtacctattttaaaaatcttttaaaaaagctttttattttaccAACCGATGTTTTATCAACCCTCTAAGGGACTGTGAACAATGAACAATGCTTCGGTATTACTATACGGTTTACCGTCATGTgacaggcttcaatgatgctGTCAGATtacatggttggacatgcaccgcCATAGAATCcaatcttgtctatgtagaaatgaagtttcatgcaaaatttagtcTAATGATGGAATCTTTGTCAAAATATCTTGCAACATCATACATTCGTATGTAAAATGTCTTATGAGTATACTAATGAGAATCTTATgagtttgtatacaaatttatttatttttatattttctaattaccattatatttttaattatattttatgtgtatttgtgttatttctttaatttatgtatttcttttatatgGTTGTAAgtatagtttgttttaataatatatgttctaATTGTATTACTGCTTATGTAAGCAAAAGTCCGTATAAGTccgatattttgtaaaatgtgtaacAGATGGagtctaatatttaaatatttgtttctgtaTTGCTAGCTTTCATAACTGGTTAAGGAAGGCTGGTATTTTCCATACcagtaaattgtaaaattttatggtGTTGAGatagaaataaatcattatttattatcacAGTAATACGTGTTTCAACAACAAGACCTAACGAAAGACAGTGTGCCACCCACCACTGTTCGCTGTGAGCCACCCACCACTGTTCGCTGTGAGCCACCCACCACTGTTCGCTGTAAGCCACTCACCACTGTTCACTGTGACCCACCCACCACTGTTCGCTGTGAGCCACCCACCACTGTTCGCCGTGAGCCACCCACCACTGTTCACTGTGAGCCACCCACCACTGTTCGCTGTGAGCCACTCACCACTGTTCGCTGTGAGGCACCCACCTCTGTTCACTGTGAGCCACCCACCACTGTTCGCTGTGAGCCACTCACCACTGTTCGCTGTGAGCCACCCACCACTGTTCACTGTGAGCCACCCACCACTGTTCGCTGTGAGCCACCCACTTCTGTTCCCTGCTCCATGCTTCTTATTCCAACTGGGCTAGTGTTCAAGACATAAAATTTGGGTActgaccaaaatattttattcaagctCTTTGTGAAGCCTTCAAATATACTCTGTGATcaagaactttaaaattttgtggGACCACaacttttttaaaacttcatCATTTGAACACTTCTATCAAATAGACTTTCCAAATTTCAAGGACTTCATAAGtgattttttattctaaattaaattttagaatagaTGTAACTGAATTATTCTTAACAATTAAGATTATTTCCTTTACATGAACTTTGTAAAAgtcaataaacaatcaaaaatgGCCAAAACGATAAACCACCCTCAGTTTGAAGGTTTTGTGGCACTACACTCATATCTGGCAAATCGACTTGGAAGAAATTTACTTCACCTAaaccaatgttcttttttttcttaaccctttgcactcgagaTGGTCTTGTCCTCTCAGGGCTGAAGCCAGCCAGCACTGCTGGTTATTTAGGTTTCTTTATTACATTTCCCTGGTAAACATAGAGTACAAGGCAGGAGTACACCACACcctgtgtcacgtaacaggcttcgctgaggttgcatgcacaatttcaagtctatatctcatttcattacCAAGATGTCCTGCGAACAGATGCAGACAaacaggaaatatttttaaaccctccAATCCAACAAAAGACAAGTGTGTCTGTGtactgaatgataggcttcaacaAAACTTAGACAaactccatggttggacatgcaccataacTGAACTCTTTTTGTAGAATGTAGAAATgtgatcaaaataaaatttcaaacaaaattaaaagtattccAATAAAATGTTggtcgagatatcttgccacatgatacttttcataacaaaatattttaacccttagcacgccgtagacggaataatccgcgATGTTGTTAGGTCTTATAACGCCGAAGACGAAATAATCCGCtgatcgataaaaatatattttattactgtttttgaaatttataagctcaatatatatatactatactaatatACTCAATATATAGCTTATAAGCcacaatactaagtaatgtactggcttgaccaaataatccagttgcagctgtcagctggccgcaataggttaacaataaattgttttgttgccggcagctgttctcccactcctgtctgtacgccgatgacgatactatccgccattactGACTGTCAGTGGAGCAAgcattgtgcctttgggaagtgttcttgcgttgtcattccttatacaaacagttgtaaaaagttattgttaccatgttttaggtgttataatcaagtttttattgtttcttttctgttgtgtaattaaAGCTCATCACCCAGACGATTCTGATATGACGATTTTGTTGCTAAAGTTTTGAATGCTACGTTTTCTAGTGCTTATTATGAACttataaactaatcaagatcattatattacactttatttgttttcttatccttgtacatagttttaatatttttcatcacatgtaggcctatttgattactctgtaacctgaaatttgatttttattgaaatattccattattaggaaaaaaatgtgattattttaatgcaagtattacattattgtaaaatttattttttgttgtgtgttattagtcattaggaatgaataaaaaaattagctttaaggaattttcatttttattttttcaccttaaatgagcatagtctaaaaaaatactaaatttatatcagcgttcaaagggttaatataattaatattgtaagatataaaaacagATGGGTGGATTACCTGCTAAAACTTTCTCATACAATGCATCTCATATTATATACAAGAATGGTTCATGCAcacaggcccgtactcagacaaCTTTACAGGGCCCCGCCACACTTCTACTGGTGAGGGGGCGCGGTGTTGGGACATGACGGAAACCCCCACCGAATATTTATTCTAGGGTCTTCCAAAGCTGAGTACAGTCCTGCATGCACCTGAAGAAAAATACAGGATTCTAGTCTTGAAAGGAAATACTGTTTATGGATAGATATCCATAAGATCTCCTAATGCTGTTATTCTAGTGCTAGTCAGTACAAGTGGACTCACACAATGGGAGGAGGAACATTAAAAATCACATACATCAGGCATTGATAcagtgattattatttataatatatatgccATCACATTGTGAGATCTAAAGTAAGCTaacactacaaaaatatattaaaactattacattgtTTAGATAAAACAACAGCGGTGCTAAAAATAGATGTAAATAGTGATTTAATGGGTCAGTTTGTGTAAATGATACACTTCAACTGTTAGAAATTAACGTTTTTAACAACCAATACATGTCCTTATGAGTGGTGATAGTTCTCCTTTTTAGCAGGACAGCCTGTCGGAAGTTGATCAAAATCTTAAATGGAATCTTTACAAACAGTGTATACCCAAATCCAATGTTACAAAGCCTTAATTTGCGATTATTTCTTCAGGATTTAACTGTAAGTTTtcatatcaatgtttttttttccttaaaatcctATACAATGATCTAGACCTTTATCTAGATAttccatttaatattttgatcAACTTCCGACAGCTGTACAAACAGCTCTTGCTCAATGTGTACTTTGTTGTGAACGTATAAATATAATGGTACAGTGTGGCTAATTCAAGATTTATAGAGGAGTGAGATGAGAAAGTGTCTTGTCAGTAACAGTGACATGATCTTGGGGTCAAGGGTCAGGTCCTCTGTACAATGATCTCCACCCGTAATATGCTTAACTCTAATAGCCACTTACCGATGCGCTTTTTAAAAACTGACACattttgtcttaaaaaaattaaaagcgtGAAAGAATCGaataatatttctgaatagtatattttatatatataataagcatTGGCTTTGGAATAAGATCTATACAGTTGTAAAAGGGGTATTACTGTATCAAGGGCATATTGTGTGTTATCTGAAATGGGAATTTCTGCTAAAATATACTGAAGAGAGGAGGTTTGAGAGCATTATTTTTCAATCTTCAGtagattttgtttagtttgtacGTATCTTTTTATGCACTAGATAAATAGAAAGATCAAGTAATTggaaaagaaaaagaattattagttgtttaaaacgaaaaaataaagaaaccaaAGCAAGATGCTCTTTTATTACGTAAAGAAAGAATTACTTGAACAAACTTAACAAACAACATAACAAAccactaaataaaaatatcataaaaacaacACCAAATAAAGATATCTATGAGGTTAAAGGCCGACCCGtgaaatcacgaatttgacgttattaaCATATTCTGCTCATctttctgaacaaaaatatatatggttttagggagTGCAAATGgcaaataacatggttttaggaagtatattcataaatagttaagtttataatattttaatgttctgtttgtgtgctgtgtctcgATATCTATGTACTTCAATGTTATCTGCAGCTGGGACTGATAGCTTATCTGTTATCTGATCGCTCCAGGGTTGTGGtccagtgcttcacaagatatcgatactgtgtactgtagtttggattGAGTGAGTTCTTGTCAATCATACATCAATcatccactagttcgacgaaTCATAGTGAATTGTGTGTGCCGGAGTGTTCTGTCGGGCATGTTAGGAGATTACGTTTTGACCGAAACaagattatttagttttaatggtAAGTGTTGTATATTactgtccatttatatattaatattgggtttttacacgatttattacgttttttacactatacataaattacttttaaatttatattactgatcagtccctctagaatttgatattttactgatatgtactatctcgagggatgtttttttctTTCACTGACATCAGTGTGGGGCAGCGCCACTGCTGCAGCCCACGCTGATGGCATTCGTCTGAAaccgataacaactaattaatttgtagctcgaaattaagaaaaacgtcGTTCATATGGCCCGAAAGTCTGCTCATGGTGGCGCATCTGATGATGCATCACGGTCACAAAGGTCACATGAGTCCGACACAGaagtacaacatggaaatattgctccgcgtgTGAAAAGtagttccatttttttatttctataacttcaaccttacatttttttgttcagtaggacgattccaataagttaataacgtgAAACATGTACTTTGCTGTTCCGGTCGTTACTTTCATTACTACCCAAATAAATGAATAAGTGACAAGTTTATTCCAAATATTTCtctaatataaattaacttacaCAATATGGCACTTTAGCATTGAATAATAATTGCAGTACTGTTCACAACTTCTCTTTTATTTACAACTcacaaaaatacaagtaaatacaaACATCAGGTATACATGATGGTTTTAATTAAAGCATAGATTTTAAAAGTGCCcagtaaaaatatacacaaaaattacaatactcacttattacataacaatttacaaaatgcATCTTTACTTGTAATTTCATTAGAACTGTCTCGTTTCCTCTTCACacctgaaaacaaattatttaaattcttaagaGAGTgaactataataaacaaataaagtgaTACTATACAGTGTACTAGCCTAGATTCTTTACTAACTTTAAAATTCAACAGAATACGAGTCATGAATAGAGAAAAATTAGTATTAGATTATAATACCAAATTGCATTTCAAGATGGCAggaggttaaaattttaaagcttgtaaaaaaccattaatatttttaaataataataatacaagttgctgaaaatataattattacaaacatgCCATCTCCTTGATTGGTCAGTAAATAATGTATGCTGCACAATGGCTGCATGCCTGTTGTAATGCACTTTGTCATTTATATGGTTATGCGAAACAAAcctatagttattttattttacaacaatcagattttctttttttaatgaaaaataaacacaGGTACAATACCTAATTTTCATTGCATTGCATTGTACTTTCTTAGAAATACTGTCACtcgtaaaaaaaaattactttcaaaaactaaaaaactgcAGAAAGAAATTAGAAGATCATAATTTGTCTACCACTAagaaattcttattaaattttaaaaatgatgatAAGTTTTCTTTGTGATTAtagtcttaattattttattctagatTTGTTTCTTTATGTTATCTTATTTCCAGAtttgaattgttatatttatttacatatttttacatcaatattaCTATAATCTATGTAAACTTCTTTATAACATTGggatttaatgttttactttttagtactaaatttttacataattatgtttatatacttttttataatgatatttttatacatcaatatttaCCTAAGTCAGGTACCATACaattttggatttgttttgaTTAGTGAGTACATGATGTAATTGTCTGGATTAGCCAAAAGAATGTTATTAAAGTAggcatatttttatgaaatccaAACAAAATACTCTAAAATATTCTAACACCTATAACATGTGTAGCCGTTGGGCAGAATCAGACCGCGTCAGTTCGACCTTATGACATTTATTCCCAATTAAAGGAGgtgtatggagacaatgtgatggGCGAGTCTTCTGTTAGGCGCTGGTGTCGTAACTTAATCCTGGGGAGGGGAAATACACGTCAAAAGGAGCGTTCAAGAAGACCATGTGTCCAGACCAGCTGCTGAGCTCAGTAGACGAATGCGTGAGAAACGCTCAGCACATCACGTCACTATGTGACATTTTCCTGATGTGTCTCGaacaattattcataaaattgtcAAAGACTatctgcattattcaaaaatcTGTGCTAGTTGGGTCCCTCACATACTTAGAGGTGAGCACAAAACGAAGCGTATGGCTGCAGCATGTTATTCCTGACTCATTCACCAACCAAACCAGGTGAAACTCATAGCAACCATTTTCTGGGATGGACAAGGTGTACTACTCATTGATGTTAAGGCCCGTagagatataattaatactaatacGTATTGATCGACAACAAGGTCTATTGTCTACAGGCGTCTTTCTTGTTCATGACAATACCAGGTCTCAAGCAGCTTCGATAACAACTTTTGCAGCAATTTCAGTGGAAACTTTCGACCATCCTCCGTTTAGCCCGGACTTGACTCTTTCGGATTTTCATCTCGTTACGAAGCTTAAAGACTTTCTGGTGGGAAAAAATTTTACAGTGAAGAACTTAAACGAGGCGTAATTACGTATCTCAATATGCTGGCAGCGGAGGACTATGACTGTGGAATACAAAAACTTGTCACACATTATGATACAAGCCTAAATTTGCTTGGAGATTATGTGGATAAGTAGTGTAAAGTATACTCtttccaataaaaatgtttatatttgtcaATATTTACTCCTATCTCTTTATTGTACAAATGGGTACCACTTTGTGAATGGCTCTCGTAAATAAAACACATAGGGATGTTACATAGTGttcattttttttatcactaacaTGTTTTGTtcctacaatttaaatttttccatttgGTAATGTTATAGTCAAAAAGACAAATTACCTTTTGTTTCAGTTGAAGCCTTACTATTGATGAAAGGGATGCACAATGTTGGCAAAGCAACTGGCAAATTATGTTCATCAGTGGATGATCTCTCTTCTGAAGCtgaaactataaaatgtttattattatttaatattataaaaatgtaaattacatttttttaattccatatgaTACAATCTAAATAGCTTCTAATTAAGAATAAGTTGACACTTTGATctagtattatataaaacataaaaaggtaaattgtttTGTCAATTTCACCAACCCGTTAATGCATATACATCACACAATCCTAcaataactttacattttttatgtgtatttagCTATAAACATAGATAGTATTAAATACAGTAGTAActtcgttaaaatatattattttatttttatacagggggaatttaataattaaagcaaAGTGCATCCATGCTTTTTTCCAGGTCACAAATTTTCTTACACCAGATgcaaatatctttttttattggTGTTTGAGCCAAATTCCCACAATTGTTTTGACATCATTATCCTAGAAATTCTTCTTAAGTAATGCCTCCTAAATCGGTAAGAGAATTTTGCTCTTCCCAGCTTATTTTGTCAATGTGTCTTTATCAAAATGAACTGTAATTAGTAATTCGGCATTTgagaactaataataaattaaatgtataacacGTGTGGGTTATACACTATTTTATGATCTAACTCCTACCATCATACTTGAATGTCATAATTACATTTTCAcaactggaatttttttgttaaacatgatttattaattcatgtaaaaaaaaactttaaagtggCATCATTTAACAGAATCACAACTTCTAAAATATGCCAAacacataatttgaaataatcagTGTTCTACATTCAATCAATCAAGAAGACCTTTATTGATATAGAGTTTTCGCAATACGAGATCTTAATAACAAAATTCAGCTCTAGAATGAGCACGCTGTGTTAGTTTGGTTGCTCTACAAATCACAAGCTGATTAGCTTGCATCACAGGTTGTACACTCCTCATGatagtaaaagttacaaaacatgGTTAAAGTTTGCTCAAATATGACAATTTTGGGATGATGAAAGTTTAGATCGTGATGTTGAATCAGCAGTGTGACTGTTATCACATATACAGTTAGTAACCAATAACTGTCAGCACAGCATTCAAGTGATTAATTAGAGTAGAAAACTGGGTCagccaaaaacaattttgtataattatgttttataataaaataaatactactacAATTTTTTTAGCATACTAAATTTATGTAGAGCATAGCTTATTTCTAAAAGGTATAGAGCTTAAGtttaatggaaataaatcattaaatcaaaGCACACACCTCCAGAAGACGTTTGTTCAAACTTCAATCGGTTTAGTTCTTTGCTCATAACATTCATAGCATTCCTGGTGTCTCTAAGCTCTCTTTTCATGTGCTTTAACATCATCTTTTGTGCATTTAATCTCTGTTTCACCAGAACATTCTAAACAGAACAAAAATACattcaacaaaatttaagttacataaaatgtttttattaagcgATCATCCTGAGTCTGTATGTATGAAGTGtcaattgtatattaataagaaaatcaGCATACTTGCCTTGGAAACTATCTTCTAGGGTCCAatgattaaaataacacataaatgtacacatattttacacattattgGAATTTTTCAATTGCACTACAATCTTTCTCAACCAGTAGAGAAAATTCTAGTTGTCTGTTTTAATCAGTGGATCCTAGAAGGTAAACTTGCTGATTTTCCTATCAAGTAGTAACAATCCCTAGCTTTCAGCCCTATTAATTCAAACCCAATCGTATATTAAACTGAAgaccaaataataaaacacttctCTACAGAGAATTATCAATTTTTGGATCTAATGGTACAACGGTATTCAAAGTTGGTCTTTTGGCCACATTTGTTTAGATTACCAACAACATGAACTGAGACAATTTTGAAAAGGATATAATTTAACCTTGCCCTATGGATGAATGAACAAGTGAGTGCATGATTATGACTTTTCTTCTTGTCTAATTAAAGCTTTTTTATTgatctttttaattattcttttacttttttatataactgcTACCATTAGAAATAAGCAAGTGTtatattttatcttgttatatttacaaagaacTTGTTACTTTAGTTTAATAAgcacacaaatatataatttctatacattcttttataaaagcagttataatacttttaagtttatttttgttttattttaattatattaatttctcttTATTTACTTATGCTATTTACTATCTATTGTTTTTTGCTAtcaatagttttgtatttgtattcaGTGAcaaacaggttaagtgtaagagagGACCTTATGGTCCTAACTTTCCCTGCCACAATAAAGAgtttaattaatcaatcaatcaaccaAAGAAGTTGCCTCACCTGACACTTGATTTTGTGTAAAACCGACTTCGTGGTCCGTTGTAAAGTCAAGACGTCTCTATGGGTGCTGTTGCACTTGGCTTTGGTGTGGTGCAGCATCCTAAAGAGCTTCATTGAAGGCATTGCCTTGGTCACAGCCCTCTCACCATCATTCTCTGTAAAGGCgagattttatgtaaaatctattaatattttaacaagttaagAGTACATTAGACCGTAAGTTGtctaacaggcttcgctgagggtgcatacaacatttcaagtctatagctcatttcattcttgaaatatcaTGTGAACAGACAGAGAGACAAAAGATTTTTGCCAACCTCAGGCAAATCTCATGGTTGgacaactcattcttgtctatgtagaaattaagtttgatacaaaatgtaaagtctacatgtgaaatctttctcaagatatcttgagGAT
This genomic stretch from Homalodisca vitripennis isolate AUS2020 chromosome 6, UT_GWSS_2.1, whole genome shotgun sequence harbors:
- the LOC124365488 gene encoding endosialin-like, with translation MNNASTVCHPPLFAVSHPPLFAVSHPPLFAVSHSPLFTVTHPPLFAVSHPPLFAVSHPPLFTVSHPPLFAVSHSPLFAVRHPPLFTVSHPPLFAVSHSPLFAVSHPPLFTVSHPPLFAVSHPLLFPAPCFLFQLG